Proteins found in one Acanthopagrus latus isolate v.2019 chromosome 3, fAcaLat1.1, whole genome shotgun sequence genomic segment:
- the fam8a1a gene encoding protein FAM8A1 produces MFATTASDDRRAGPVGDAKPPHPAATTEYCAKLQQWMWQYYWGYASWQSWLALSAFPPPCGFPPPGAGAHAPGTPASTSGGGGQQGFDTGNWYSYPYPLGFPASSPHPAQTEHSSAAAPASAADTRPAQQQQQQQQQQQQQNGNPAQAGREYTIPSPLQRFLAETVDFFILFCVKATIVLWIMHLSGMKDIAKFITHFIVEEIDENTSMEDLQKMMAVALVYRVLVCVYETICIWGAGGATPGKFLLGLQVVTCDTSTLVRPNRVLVVPASNVSLSASTVRALNKNFSIAFLFPVFITLLFFQHNRTVYDIVAGTIVVQRRGGR; encoded by the exons ATGTTTGCGACCACGGCCAGCGACGACCGCCGCGCGGGCCCTGTAGGCGACGCCAAGCCGCCTCACCCCGCCGCAACGACGGAATACTGCGCAAAGTTGCAGCAGTGGATGTGGCAGTATTACTGGGGTTATGCCAGCTGGCAGAGCTGGCTGGCTCTGTCAGCCTTCCCGCCGCCGTGCGGGTTCCCTCCGCCGGGGGCAGGCGCTCACGCACCGGGGACACCCGCCTCGACCTCCGGCGGCGGCGGGCAGCAGGGATTCGACACGGGGAACTGGTACAGCTACCCGTATCCGCTCGGTTTCCCGGCATCCTCCCCTCACCCTGCGCAGACGGAGCACAGCTCAGCCGCCGCGCCAGCCTCAGCAGCTGATACCCGACcggcccagcagcagcagcagcagcagcagcagcagcagcagcagaacggGAATCCAGCTCAGGCAG GACGGGAGTACACCATCCCCTCTCCCCTCCAGAGGTTCCTGGCCGAGACGGTGGACTTCTTCATCCTGTTTTGTGTGAAGGCCACCATCGTGCTGTGGATCATGCACCTGAGCGGGATGAA GGACATTGCCAAATTCATTACCCACTTCATTGTGGAGGAGATCGACGAGAACACGTCCATGGAGGACCTGCAGAAGATGATGGCCGTGGCTCTGGTCTACAGGGTGCTGGTGTGCGTCTACGAG ACGATCTGTATTTGGGGCGCTGGTGGTGCCACGCCGGGGAAGTTCCTGCTCGGCCTGCAAGTGGTGACCTGCGACACGTCCACTCTGGTCCGGCCCAACCGGGTCCTCGTCGTCCCTGCGTCTAACGTCTCCCTCTCGGC CTCCACGGTGCGGGCGCTCAATAAGAACTTCTCCATCGCCTTCCTCTTTCCCGTCTTCatcaccctcctcttcttccagcACAACAGGACTGTGTACGACATCGTGGCGGGGACCATCGTGGTCCAGCGCAGAGGGGGCAGATAG